In Carassius carassius chromosome 7, fCarCar2.1, whole genome shotgun sequence, one genomic interval encodes:
- the vps37c gene encoding vacuolar protein sorting-associated protein 37C yields the protein MEKLQDLSQPELQNLLDNSERVESMALESDEIQNIQLEREMALAANRSLAEQNLDMKPRLETERARLVGKYAKLEEVREKYKQHCAMRDRIIGQVSPEGLLSRLQIEGTNTEAESEVLADEFLEGSQSLDSFLERFLSLRSLAHTRRVCIEKLQEILSQKSKGIGGATVTSQTGANQDAGSSSQWQQPQPQQQQSSKISDPSNAATSALPYTPYPIAPPSASTAGTTNPSTAFQPYPSQGAPFPPSTGYTAPRPAFGPSTCPYPTQPQFPAPPFGQFGPTAAPYPSQYPYGGYGYPTGPHGPSTQSPTARPLYRPGFGVPQPYS from the exons ATGGAGAAGCTTCAAGACCTCAGCCAGCCCGAGTTGCAGAATTTGCTGGATAACTCGGAGCGGGTGGAGTCTATGGCTCTGGAGTCTGATGAG ATTCAGAACATTCAGTTGGAGAGGGAAATGGCTCTGGCTGCCAATCGCAGTCTGGCCGAGCAAAATCTGGACATGAAGCCCCGACTCGAAACAGAGAGGGCGCGACTGGTGGGAAAATATGCTAAACTAGAGGAAGTGAGGGAGAAATACAAACAACACTGTGCCATGAGAG ATCGCATCATAGGGCAGGTGTCTCCGGAGGGGCTGTTGTCTCGTCTGCAGATAGAGGGCACCAACACAGAGGCAGAATCAGAG GTTTTAGCAGACGAATTTCTCGAAGGTTCGCAATCGCTGGACTCCTTCCTCGAACGCTTCCTTTCCCTCCGCTCTCTCGCTCACACGAGACGAGTGTGCATCGAAAAGCTGCAGGAAATTCTCAGCCAAAAAAGCAAAGGGATAGGAGGTGCTACAGTGACATCACAAACCGGTGCCAATCAGGATGCTGGATCTTCATCACAGTGGCAACAACCACAGCCTCAACAGCAGCAGAGCTCCAAAATCAGTGATCCCTCCAATGCCGCCACTTCTGCTCTGCCCTACACCCCCTACCCCATTGCTCCCCCCTCTGCCTCCACAGCGGGAACAACTAACCCTAGCACAGCGTTTCAGCCCTACCCCAGCCAGGGTGCCCCCTTTCCTCCATCGACAGGCTACACAGCTCCCAGGCCTGCGTTTGGTCCCTCCACTTGCCCATACCCCACTCAACCACAATTTCCTGCCCCACCTTTTGGGCAGTTTGGTCCCACGGCTGCCCCGTACCCCAGTCAATACCCCTATGGAGGGTACGGCTACCCCACAGGCCCCCATGGCCCATCAACCCAATCACCCACAGCTAGACCGCTTTATAGGCCCGGTTTTGGGGTACCACAACCGTATTCCTGA
- the si:dkey-9i23.16 gene encoding uncharacterized protein si:dkey-9i23.16, with amino-acid sequence MSSNQMPSADSDPPKFHRLFKFYDPEVVALTTILLGLFQLLLTIPAYSISIDIKYFFICPLCVGSVSVTAGSFGMASERTPKRELLKNSLIFGLAGLVGTLIGLVLYGYAASISLDLPPCSLDEYSCPETIFQSFYKAISGQLLFYNIAALVLHCFLSFSAFKGLRIH; translated from the exons ATGTCAAGCAACCAAATGCCATCTGCTGACTCGGATCCTCCCAAATTCCATCGACTGTTCAAGTTTTATGACCCTGAAGTGGTGGCA CTTACGACAATATTATTAGGTTTGTTCCAGCTCCTCCTGACTATACCAGCCTACAGCATCAGCATtgatataaaatatttctttatatGCCCACTCTGTGTTGGTTCTGTG tcTGTGACTGCTGGATCATTTGGTATGGCATCTGAAAGAACTCCTAAGAGAGAACTG TTAAAAAATTCTCTGATCTTTGGTCTTGCTGGCCTGGTGGGGACACTGATTGGACTTGTTCTGTATGGTTATGCTGCAAGTATCTCTCTGGACCTCCCTCCTTGCTCCCTTGATGAATACTCTTGTCCAGAAACAATCTTTCAA AGTTTTTACAAAGCCATCTCCGGGCAGCTGTTGTTTTATAATATTGCAGCTCTGGTTCTTCATTGTTTTCTATCGTTTTCTGCATTTAAAGGACTGAGAATACATTGA
- the tmem176 gene encoding transmembrane protein 176, whose translation MALTVSTDLSVNTSPTQVEEKLQNKQKALRESIEKGEPKIFGVAQIVIGLLIISYSIPLLSAKRTMILNFGVPWWSGFMFVISGAAAIALEKYANLKAVSVCLAVSALTIIISVVALVLYFADVAFNPETSCHKGPNEMCDHQYYATHFSTGLKTTISLVSMVQTAMSSAFTVILYNQMRNFTGYVTMTE comes from the exons ATGGCTTTGACCGTGTCGACGGACCTCTCAGTGAACACTAGCCCAACTCAGGTAGAGGAAaaactacaaaacaaacaaaaagctctCCGGGAAAGCATCGAGAAGGGGGAGCCCAAAATATTCGGG GTTGCTCAGATAGTAATAGGATTGCTGATCATCTCCTATTCTATTCCTCTGCTCTCCGCTAAGAGGACCATGATACTTAACTTTGGTGTGCCATGGTGGAGTGGCTTTATG tTTGTCATTTCAGGCGCAGCTGCAATAGCATTGGAAAAGTATGCCAACTTGAAAGCA GTCTCTGTTTGTTTGGCAGTCTCTGCTTTGACTATTATCATCTCAGTTGTTGCACTTGTCCTATACTTTGCTGACGTTGCATTCAATCCGGAAACCAGTTGCCACAAGGGACCAAATGAGATGTGTGACCACCAGTATTATGCCACT cattttagcACGGGATTGAAGACAACCATCTCCTTAGTCAGTATGGTCCAGACAGCGATGTCCTCTGCTTTTACAGTTATACTGTACAATCAGATGAGGAACTTTACAGGCTATGTG aCCATGACTGAATGA
- the si:dkey-9i23.14 gene encoding uncharacterized protein si:dkey-9i23.14 isoform X2 yields the protein MIRFLVVNNNTVNGPPYNRSDLFADPVIYQFLLDLRCCHAVKLLHMKEVTVNLHPVRIAMEMIQAVQKRDYPLLRAWALSGVDMDTKDYDGRTAMHEAVYLKDKSMITKLLDYGATPLEKDVWGQTAMDNSRSETAIMGLFDPLFTVFCPTKEDYLLYKANHVQIKK from the exons ATGATTCGTTTTTTGGTTGTTAACAACAACACAGTCAACGGTCCTCCCTACAACAGAAGCGATTTATTCGCTGATCCTGTTATATATCAGTTTCTACTTGATTTAAG GTGCTGTCATGCTGTCAAACTCCTGCACATGAAAGAAGTCACTGTTAATCTGCACCCTGTGAGAATTGCCATGGAAATgatcca AGCGGTACAGAAAAGAGATTACCCTCTGCTGCGTGCCTGGGCTCTATCAGGGGTCGACATGGACACTAAAGACTACGATGGACGCACAGCAATGCATGAGGCAGTTTATCTGAAAGACAAGTCTATGATCACCAAACTACTGGATTATGGAGCCACGCCACTG GAGAAAGATGTGTGGGGACAGACAGCCATGGATAATTCTAGAAGtgaaaccgcaatcatgggtctTTTTGACCCTCTTTTCACAGTGTTTTGTCCGACTAAAGAGGACTATCTGCTGTATAAGGCAAACCATGTACAGATCAAAAAGTAG
- the si:dkey-9i23.14 gene encoding uncharacterized protein si:dkey-9i23.14 isoform X1 codes for MDVNCGTYDDVTPLHTACELGNLDMIKFLLAKGASPQKVNRFGHCPFYLAIKSRCCHAVKLLHMKEVTVNLHPVRIAMEMIQAVQKRDYPLLRAWALSGVDMDTKDYDGRTAMHEAVYLKDKSMITKLLDYGATPLEKDVWGQTAMDNSRSETAIMGLFDPLFTVFCPTKEDYLLYKANHVQIKK; via the exons atgGATGTCAATTGTGGAACCTATGACGATGTCACACCTCTTCATACAGCCTGTGAGTTGGGGAACTTAGATATGATTAAGTTCCTGCTAGCAAAGGGAGCATCTCCTCAAAAGGTGAACCGTTTTGGACACTGCCCATTTTACCTGGCCATTAAGAGCAG GTGCTGTCATGCTGTCAAACTCCTGCACATGAAAGAAGTCACTGTTAATCTGCACCCTGTGAGAATTGCCATGGAAATgatcca AGCGGTACAGAAAAGAGATTACCCTCTGCTGCGTGCCTGGGCTCTATCAGGGGTCGACATGGACACTAAAGACTACGATGGACGCACAGCAATGCATGAGGCAGTTTATCTGAAAGACAAGTCTATGATCACCAAACTACTGGATTATGGAGCCACGCCACTG GAGAAAGATGTGTGGGGACAGACAGCCATGGATAATTCTAGAAGtgaaaccgcaatcatgggtctTTTTGACCCTCTTTTCACAGTGTTTTGTCCGACTAAAGAGGACTATCTGCTGTATAAGGCAAACCATGTACAGATCAAAAAGTAG
- the tmem109 gene encoding transmembrane protein 109: MGRCFYFTTLVLSVSYLLVPLCHSLEWGEQSNPLQNVRSIIISLSEEAHSCLVSIFGEKRLDLSLKFLQSGVTWLSNAVASALNMVNHYVMEILKSAGIDAKLPFQKVTPEGVIFVAQWAFLVLVAYWIISFILSLVFGAIRQALWLLKVTFAIGMFGVILSDTGASAETTAIRLVGLACVCFLLGICTTSAKPDRHLEDKIKILERRLREMEKNKMD, encoded by the exons ATGGGCCGGTGTTTCTATTTTACCACACTCGTACTTTCAGTTTCATATCTATTGGTACCGTTGTGTCACTCTTTGGAATGGGGCGAGCAGTCTAATCCCCTGCAGAATGTGCGGTCCATCATCATAAGTTTGTCCGAGGAAGCCCACAGTTGTCTGGTCTCTATATTTGGTGAAAAGAGACTGGACCTGTCTCTCAAG TTTCTTCAAAGTGGTGTAACATGGCTGTCAAATGCTGTGGCATCAGCCCTTAATATGGTCAACCACTATGTTATGGAAATCTTAAAATCAGCAGGAATTGatg CCAAGCTACCTTTCCAAAAAGTTACTCCGGAGGGAGTGATTTTTGTCGCTCAGTGGGCCTTTCTGGTTCTTGTGGCCTACTGGATAATATCCTTCATCCTGAGTTTGGTTTTTGGAGCTATAAGACAGGCTTTGTGGCTGCTGAAGGTCACCTTTGCCATAGGCATGTTTGGAGTGATTCTCAGCGACACTGGAGCTTCTGCAGAAACCACAGCGATAAGACTAGTGGGCCTGGCATGTGTTTGTTTCCTGTTAGGAATATGTACAACATCTGCAAAGCCAGATAGGCACCTCGAGGACAAAATCAAGATTCTGGAGAGACGTCTAAGAGAGATGGAGAAAAACAAAATGGACTGA
- the wu:fc21g02 gene encoding wu:fc21g02 — protein sequence MAVSAISQRLIIHGNQLTLDLPERTKRLEFVSADESEAYTIWEHKTFSFLPSKPSKGEVSSTSKDWKFRIRHVTFDDEGSYTLYNHFDSTISSYIVKVKTSREVIDRIAGETLSISLAGLKQSDATLHFHRNYSSLLLVENGVPVGRDNPDYLNRLKVNRETIQILNVNASDLGRYELTDHKGRLVSNNTMILVDQHDYAPNKGLIALLLLGIPGGICFCCRKRICKRCRTSKSYTQTRQFNTEPVSIPCSNTVTVPEGPGDPGQGYNAGYPPHPDQGQIHYPYPPESSGQPAVPPNPGFYPEYVPQNPVYPVDFGPGHPPAQPPPWNAPPPQYNPSAPMNYTPGMNSAPHGPEPTGMNMNLLPPTAPLLTPQPELQPSVLSSIPTDILNSSDSGVQFDINKGKSSGNNFL from the exons ATGGCAGTCTCTGCAATATCTCAGAGGCTTATAATCCATGGCAATCAGTTGACTCTGGATCTTCCTGAGAGGACAAAGAGGTTGGAGTTTGTTAGTGCTGATGAGAGTGAAGCATATACTATCTGGGAACACAAAACCTTTTCTTTCCTGCCAAGTAAACCCAGTAAAGGCGAAGTGAGCAGCACAAGTAAGGACTGGAAGTTCAGAATCAGACATGTTACGTTTGACGATGAGGGAAGCTACACCCTGTACAATCACTTTGATTCAACCATCTCCAGTTATATAGTCAAGGTCAAGA CCAGCAGAGAAGTCATTGATCGAATCGCAGGTGAAACTCTGAGCATATCTCTGGCGGGACTCAAGCAGAGTGATGCCACACTGCACTTTCACAGAAATTATTCATCTCTCCTCCTGGTGGAGAATGGAGTTCCTGTGGGACGGGACAACCCAGACTACTTAAACCGACTTAAAGTGAACCGCGAAACCATTCAGATTCTCAATGTAAATGCATCAGATTTAGGCAGATATGAGCTCACTGATCACAAAGGAAGACTTGTCTCAAACAATACAATGATACTAGTGG ATCAACATGACTATGCCCCTAATAAAGGTCTAATAGCTCTACTGCTGCTTGGGATTCCTGGAGGAATCTGTTTCTGCTGCAGAAAGAGAATATGCAAAAGGTGCCGGACATCTAAATCATACACACAAACAAGGCAGTTCAACACCGAACCAGTGTCTATACCTTGCAGCAACACTGTGACTGTTCCTGAAGGTCCTGGAGACCCTGGCCAG GGCTACAACGCTGGTTATCCACCTCATCCAGATCAAGGTCAGATTCATTATCCTTATCCACCGGAGTCGAGTGGACAACCTGCTGTTCCTCCTAACCCT GGCTTTTATCCTGAGTATGTGCCTCAAAACCCTGTCTATCCTGTTGACTTTGGACCTGGACATCCCCCTGCTCAGCCGCCCCCGTGGAACGCTCCTCCGCCCCAGTATAACCCTTCTGCACCTATG AACTATACTCCAGGAATGAACAGTGCTCCTCATGGACCCGAACCCACAGGGATGAATATGAATTTATTGCCACCAACTGCACCTCTGCTCACACCTCAGCCTGAG TTGCAGCCGTCTGTTCTGAGCAGCATTCCCACGGATATCCTTAACTCCAGTGACTCTGGTGTCCAGTTTGACATTAACAAAGGAAAGTCTTCTGGGAACAACTTCCTGTAG